A stretch of Candidatus Vicinibacter affinis DNA encodes these proteins:
- a CDS encoding IS3 family transposase, whose amino-acid sequence MSKSSSTIIMKTIKIQARRKKKLVITKDSKHKYLVPENLLNRNFEVDQINKVWVGDITYIWVNHSWMYFTIVMDLADRMIVGWNPSDNMTAHDTTIAAFKKAARKRGLQVQNQIMFHSNNGLQYACAEFTLLLKKFNCTQSMSRKGNCWENAVAESFFKTIKCECIDNYKFKDQESALSIILR is encoded by the coding sequence ATGTCTAAAAGTTCATCAACTATAATAATGAAAACTATTAAAATTCAAGCCAGAAGGAAGAAAAAACTTGTTATTACTAAAGATTCTAAACATAAATATCTCGTCCCAGAAAATCTACTAAATAGAAACTTTGAAGTGGATCAAATAAATAAGGTTTGGGTTGGTGATATTACATACATATGGGTAAACCATAGCTGGATGTATTTCACTATTGTTATGGATTTAGCAGACCGGATGATTGTTGGATGGAATCCGAGCGACAACATGACAGCCCACGATACAACAATTGCAGCTTTCAAAAAAGCTGCCAGAAAACGTGGTTTGCAAGTGCAAAATCAAATTATGTTTCATTCAAATAACGGATTACAATATGCCTGCGCAGAATTTACTTTGTTACTAAAGAAATTTAACTGCACACAAAGTATGTCCAGAAAAGGAAATTGCTGGGAAAATGCAGTAGCAGAATCATTTTTTAAAACAATCAAATGCGAATGCATAGACAACTATAAATTTAAAGACCAAGAATCTGCATTATCAATAATACTTAGATAA
- a CDS encoding outer membrane beta-barrel protein: MKKLLITLTAIVIAIFFFGKVYSQNSFSVHAGPSFPLSEFGDGDIDDDDSGGAGVGLSLGGKYLYQLNDKGLGLYLGADFNYNGLKSDVKDDIKDDFKDQFISDVDIKFRKYINVPVTAGLNYSFKGNDKISLFVNIGIGADILKLTNMTVELDNEEVEFSYKLSTQIAYKIGGGLLINDKFIIGMHYNGLGEHNLKGEIEYNGDSQDLDDAKLKVSLLTLTFGIKL; this comes from the coding sequence ATGAAAAAATTATTGATTACTTTAACGGCAATAGTAATTGCCATCTTTTTCTTTGGGAAAGTTTATTCTCAAAATAGTTTTTCCGTTCATGCCGGACCATCATTTCCCCTTTCTGAATTTGGAGATGGCGATATTGATGATGATGATTCTGGTGGTGCTGGTGTTGGACTAAGTCTTGGAGGTAAATACCTATATCAACTCAATGACAAAGGTTTAGGCCTTTATCTTGGAGCTGATTTTAATTACAATGGATTAAAAAGTGATGTGAAGGATGATATAAAAGATGATTTTAAAGATCAATTTATATCAGATGTTGATATTAAATTTAGAAAATACATCAATGTACCAGTTACTGCAGGGCTAAATTATTCATTTAAAGGTAATGATAAAATTTCGTTATTTGTTAATATTGGAATCGGTGCTGATATTTTAAAGTTAACAAATATGACAGTTGAATTAGATAATGAAGAGGTAGAATTTAGCTATAAATTATCTACTCAAATTGCATATAAAATAGGAGGGGGTCTTCTGATAAATGACAAATTTATAATAGGAATGCATTACAATGGATTGGGGGAACATAATCTTAAAGGCGAAATTGAATATAACGGTGATAGTCAAGATTTGGATGATGCAAAATTAAAAGTGAGCCTGCTAACATTGACATTTGGCATTAAGCTCTAA
- a CDS encoding transposase, producing MLKLRRKFTKEQKLEIVKMSLEDNQSVIEVAERFALSPNVLYNWRRHYGQYSENAFPGHGKSLGTNQEKELAALRKK from the coding sequence ATGTTAAAATTGAGAAGAAAATTCACCAAGGAGCAAAAGCTCGAGATTGTCAAAATGTCATTAGAAGACAATCAATCAGTTATTGAAGTAGCTGAGCGTTTTGCATTGTCTCCGAATGTTTTATACAATTGGCGTAGGCATTATGGTCAATACTCAGAAAATGCCTTCCCTGGTCATGGGAAGTCTTTAGGTACTAACCAGGAAAAAGAACTGGCTGCCTTAAGGAAAAAGTAA
- a CDS encoding SHOCT domain-containing protein: MKNLLLLFIYAFSFCLNGQSFIFCPRIETEEKSGFEKVKVSIVFLDSRSYNKKPKDKCSKLDIIDEFTQCIRRTYPEMQLTVLQESDFYKEPSKENMTIKVKLKKYDATFSAGIYNSTTQYEVQIYAFAEKDSLIEQTVEGKGKAFNTFGYSSGKSASNKSFKEAFDKFIALLENVQALNLKLKSSEPIKANSLNSKAHRLRELKKLLDEKILTQEEFDLEKRKILEEKE; the protein is encoded by the coding sequence ATGAAAAATTTACTATTATTATTTATTTATGCTTTTTCTTTTTGCTTAAATGGTCAGAGTTTTATTTTCTGTCCCAGAATAGAAACTGAAGAGAAATCTGGATTCGAAAAGGTCAAAGTATCTATAGTATTTCTTGACAGTCGATCATACAATAAAAAGCCAAAAGATAAATGCTCAAAATTAGATATAATTGACGAATTTACTCAATGTATAAGACGTACATATCCTGAAATGCAGTTAACTGTTTTGCAGGAATCAGACTTTTATAAAGAACCCTCAAAAGAGAATATGACTATAAAAGTAAAACTTAAAAAGTATGACGCTACATTTAGCGCAGGAATTTACAATTCAACAACTCAATATGAAGTTCAAATTTATGCATTTGCAGAAAAGGACAGCCTGATTGAGCAAACAGTGGAAGGTAAAGGAAAGGCATTCAACACGTTTGGCTATAGTAGTGGCAAATCAGCTTCAAATAAAAGTTTCAAGGAAGCTTTTGATAAGTTTATTGCATTACTTGAAAATGTACAAGCGTTAAATTTAAAATTAAAAAGTAGTGAACCAATAAAGGCAAATAGCCTCAATTCAAAAGCACATAGATTAAGGGAATTGAAAAAATTGTTAGATGAAAAAATATTGACTCAAGAAGAGTTTGATTTGGAAAAGAGGAAGATATTAGAGGAAAAAGAATAA
- the serC gene encoding 3-phosphoserine/phosphohydroxythreonine transaminase produces MKKHNFYAGPAILPQSVLNQAADSVINFSNMDLSLLEISHRSKEFEAVMAEAEQLVRELLSLNDDFAVLFLSGGASSQFYMVPMNLLGENEKAYYINTGTWATGAIKEARLFGDVEVLASSEADSFRHIPKGFTVPGDGAYLHLTSNNTIYGSQYKSFPKAEIPIVCDMSSDIFSKKIDGKDFGLIYAGAQKNMGPAGVTLVTVRKELMGRAKRKLPTMLNYKTHAEKNSMYNTPPVFPIYVSMLTMRWIKEMGGLSAMESRNQAKAEMLYNEIDKNPCFTGTVAKEDRSWMNVVFIPKKVEHETLFLEECKKAGCVGLAGHRSVGGFRASLYNALDLESVEVLVDVMQSFANKYA; encoded by the coding sequence ATGAAAAAACACAATTTCTATGCAGGACCAGCCATTCTGCCACAATCGGTACTCAATCAGGCAGCGGATTCGGTAATTAATTTCAGCAACATGGATTTGTCCTTACTGGAGATTTCTCACAGAAGTAAGGAATTTGAAGCGGTTATGGCTGAAGCTGAACAACTTGTGAGGGAGCTGCTTTCTCTGAATGACGATTTTGCAGTACTGTTCCTCTCCGGTGGTGCAAGTAGCCAGTTCTACATGGTTCCAATGAATTTGCTTGGCGAAAATGAAAAAGCATATTACATAAATACAGGGACCTGGGCTACAGGTGCAATTAAAGAAGCAAGGCTTTTTGGTGATGTTGAGGTCTTGGCATCTTCAGAAGCCGACTCTTTCAGACATATACCAAAAGGATTTACTGTTCCAGGAGATGGTGCTTATCTTCACTTAACTTCCAATAATACTATTTATGGAAGTCAATATAAATCTTTCCCGAAAGCCGAAATTCCTATTGTCTGTGATATGTCTTCAGATATATTTAGTAAAAAAATAGATGGCAAAGATTTTGGATTGATCTATGCAGGTGCGCAAAAAAATATGGGTCCGGCAGGAGTCACACTCGTAACAGTAAGAAAAGAACTGATGGGTAGAGCGAAGAGGAAGTTGCCGACCATGCTGAATTATAAAACACATGCTGAAAAGAATTCCATGTACAATACGCCACCAGTTTTCCCAATATATGTTTCCATGCTAACCATGCGGTGGATTAAAGAAATGGGAGGTTTGTCAGCAATGGAATCCAGAAACCAGGCTAAAGCTGAAATGCTCTATAATGAAATTGACAAAAATCCTTGTTTTACAGGAACAGTTGCAAAAGAAGATAGATCATGGATGAATGTGGTTTTTATTCCCAAAAAAGTAGAACATGAAACGCTATTTCTTGAAGAATGTAAAAAAGCAGGATGTGTGGGTTTAGCAGGACATAGATCTGTTGGTGGTTTTAGAGCTTCATTGTACAATGCGCTAGATCTTGAAAGTGTAGAAGTACTTGTGGATGTTATGCAAAGTTTTGCAAATAAATATGCTTAA
- a CDS encoding porin family protein yields the protein MNKIFSTLTLVFFMLVSFTAFSQQKFWVGLDLNFNSVKVGDGDGVSSFGLSPTLGYMFSDNMGIGLEINFSQPHEDHTIFGATPFLRYGKSVGDKATLFGDLGVGFATGKETIGTVETKSTAFGIGISPGVMYKFADRWSAIGHFGFLGFNSNSEEVGNADAVKTTEFGINLGMSSLNVGIQYHF from the coding sequence ATGAACAAAATTTTTTCAACTTTGACATTGGTTTTCTTTATGCTGGTGTCGTTTACTGCTTTCAGCCAACAAAAGTTCTGGGTCGGATTGGACTTAAATTTTAACTCTGTTAAAGTGGGTGATGGTGATGGAGTTTCTTCCTTTGGACTTTCTCCTACCCTTGGTTATATGTTTAGTGATAATATGGGTATTGGTCTTGAAATCAACTTCAGCCAACCTCATGAGGATCATACCATTTTTGGAGCTACTCCTTTCCTTAGATATGGAAAGAGCGTTGGCGATAAAGCTACCCTTTTTGGAGATTTAGGAGTTGGTTTTGCTACCGGAAAAGAAACAATAGGTACTGTGGAAACCAAAAGTACTGCATTTGGTATTGGAATCAGCCCTGGAGTTATGTACAAGTTTGCGGATCGATGGTCAGCTATTGGACATTTTGGATTCCTTGGCTTCAATTCTAATAGTGAAGAAGTGGGAAATGCTGATGCCGTAAAAACAACTGAATTCGGTATCAATTTAGGCATGAGTTCCCTGAATGTAGGGATTCAGTATCATTTTTAA
- a CDS encoding 5'-nucleotidase C-terminal domain-containing protein — protein MKINKSFLFLFIGLLFSCSITNVKKQNNGSTSKNPSEVKFTILHFNDFYEIAPLEGGKIGGAARIATVRNKLLAENPNTYTVLAGDFLSPSLIGTLKFEGERIRGKQMIEVLNALGLDLAAFGNHEFDIDESALLKRINESNFDWVSTNILHKTLQGSVPFSKQVAGSSQEIPQYKIVTFKNEFNHSVRVGFISPCLPANPVKFVEYEDIFTSVEATLRIIEPKVDFVVLLSHLTKDDDRRMAERFPQIKLILGGHEHDHMLFNAGNAIIAKADANAKTVYVHRITIDPNKSKFNINPELVSLNESVVLDGKTGLVVDRWKSIENRLMREMGFDPEEHLLSLSKPYDARETVIRNIPSSFCRMIAKSISVAFPESDCAFMNSGSIRVDDVLLDKLSQYDILRSMPYGGSVLSVKMKGSLLKKVLDIGWSSKGRGAFLQWDRIERTETGNWLIQEKVLEVDREYQVAMNEFLMTGLESGLDFLKEGNPEILEVTKPAIENNNDYRRDIRLVVIDYLKKGGR, from the coding sequence ATGAAAATTAATAAATCTTTCTTGTTTCTATTTATAGGACTGTTGTTCAGTTGTTCTATAACGAATGTTAAGAAACAGAATAATGGGTCAACATCAAAAAACCCATCAGAAGTTAAGTTCACTATTTTACATTTTAATGATTTTTATGAGATAGCACCATTGGAAGGTGGTAAAATTGGCGGTGCCGCCAGGATAGCAACAGTCAGAAACAAACTTCTCGCAGAAAACCCAAATACTTATACAGTGTTAGCGGGAGATTTTTTGAGTCCTTCTTTGATTGGAACCCTAAAATTTGAAGGCGAGCGAATTCGTGGAAAACAAATGATTGAAGTCTTGAACGCCTTAGGATTAGATCTTGCTGCGTTTGGGAATCACGAATTTGATATTGATGAATCCGCACTTTTAAAAAGGATTAACGAATCAAATTTTGATTGGGTCTCAACCAATATTTTACATAAGACCTTACAAGGATCTGTACCATTTTCAAAGCAGGTTGCAGGAAGTTCACAAGAAATTCCCCAATATAAAATTGTTACTTTTAAAAATGAATTCAACCATTCAGTAAGGGTTGGATTTATTTCTCCATGCCTGCCTGCAAATCCTGTAAAATTTGTTGAATATGAAGATATTTTTACCAGCGTGGAAGCAACTTTAAGAATTATCGAACCCAAAGTTGATTTCGTAGTTTTATTGAGCCATTTGACAAAAGACGATGATCGGAGAATGGCTGAAAGATTTCCACAAATAAAATTAATTCTTGGAGGACATGAGCATGATCACATGTTATTTAACGCAGGGAATGCCATAATCGCAAAAGCGGATGCCAATGCCAAGACCGTTTATGTTCACAGAATAACCATTGATCCAAATAAAAGTAAGTTTAATATTAATCCCGAACTTGTCTCGTTAAACGAATCGGTAGTTTTGGATGGTAAGACGGGTTTGGTGGTGGATAGGTGGAAGTCAATAGAAAACAGATTGATGCGTGAGATGGGTTTTGACCCTGAAGAGCATTTATTAAGTCTTTCAAAACCTTATGATGCGAGAGAAACAGTGATCAGGAATATCCCTTCTTCTTTTTGTCGTATGATTGCAAAATCCATTAGTGTAGCCTTTCCGGAGAGCGATTGTGCTTTTATGAATTCAGGAAGTATCAGAGTGGATGATGTGCTCTTAGATAAACTTTCTCAATACGATATTCTAAGATCAATGCCATATGGAGGGAGTGTTTTATCGGTTAAGATGAAGGGAAGTTTGCTTAAAAAAGTACTTGACATTGGATGGTCCAGTAAAGGCCGGGGGGCATTTCTCCAGTGGGATAGGATTGAACGAACAGAAACCGGGAATTGGTTAATTCAGGAAAAAGTCCTTGAGGTAGATAGAGAATATCAAGTTGCCATGAATGAATTTCTTATGACTGGACTTGAGTCAGGATTGGATTTTTTAAAAGAAGGAAATCCGGAGATCTTAGAAGTGACAAAACCTGCAATTGAAAACAACAATGACTACAGGCGTGACATTAGATTGGTGGTCATAGATTATTTGAAAAAAGGCGGAAGATAG
- a CDS encoding gliding motility-associated C-terminal domain-containing protein, with product MKKYRYKVNYNIGLVLVLSGLFAFCLNAQLNTVNNKINLPFGFVQGGTCCCGNFTELSFPNLDFEEGTSPPIGGFITYGAGSVFAGWRVTRATIDHVEGSHANLGNGNPNGATNFIDLHGSPGFGGISYMLTGLTAGNNYRIDFWTAQNGSGHSSTGTLQIAGGAWLDVSWTVTISGAVAWFKQSYMFIAQGPTADMEFSSVGDLVYAGTLVDDIKIFECPADKEEPMVINEPLDEIYSCLKDVLPPAVLQISDNCDPNPVVKIKSSTRKVDDCEQILTREWTITDKCGNTKVLDQEIIIKDEEAPKIVTPPKDKIVDCKTHNRNLFLSWVSTTGGASVKDNCGKVYINAQYDSIPTRPCDTTTVDFVATDDCNNETYFSAHYIINDTVKPILVKPATPVLLQCSPSARDSLKRWLNQNGNAEAIDGCSNLQWKNNFIGDSFALDISVEFTASDFCGNLIKTLASFKQLDASDTSVVLKYVCGEKISKQDTQTYVLPGCDSVVITKSIGIYIDTIFIMRLTCDDKLPSVQYEVLNSQLSCDSVIVYLNQYVKPDSSWVIQYDCFSMDTSYNYISYPDNPCDSTIVIQTIPAPNDYYETVFFTCDSNEVRTDSSFFKNKYGCDSIIVNLYKYSGKKFTYRDSAICGIFTAYRDTNVISTSLCDSLIVTNFYPLKVDSNFIKTQTCDPSEAGLFIYNLTNRFGCDSILLKEVNLLKSDTGVIQKFVCTGTVPKQDTLYIPVNGSCDSVLIVDYFDASIDTLFLITKTCDSTKVGITVDRFPGKYCDSVVVMQTHLEKSYLDYNIRASCFKDSVGIDTISMQSINGCDSVIIQEVKYLPIEFEWSVDDVSCYQYNDGKINLINLKNANPPVQFILNDVVLNNQSGLEGLQKGNYFLFIQDSRKCISDTINVNIDEPELLKVDAGSDQEIDQAGEIKVTAITNRPVLSYLWSPEDLFGCKDCSTSSLLIKENLKIYVSVIDSNGCEAIDTVNYIIREGGEVFYPNIFSPNGDGINDGFTLYGNIETKVLSLKIYDRWGELLFEKKNFRTNEEHEGWDGTFKGKPLTPGVYVFFAELEFANGGRQEISGDFTLVR from the coding sequence ATGAAGAAATACCGTTATAAAGTAAATTATAATATTGGGTTAGTTTTAGTTTTATCAGGACTTTTTGCCTTTTGTCTGAACGCCCAATTGAACACTGTAAATAATAAGATTAATCTTCCATTTGGATTTGTGCAGGGAGGGACCTGTTGTTGTGGAAATTTTACTGAGTTAAGTTTTCCCAATCTTGATTTTGAAGAAGGAACTTCCCCTCCCATTGGAGGATTTATTACTTATGGTGCTGGATCGGTTTTCGCAGGTTGGAGAGTAACTCGTGCAACGATTGACCATGTAGAAGGCAGCCACGCCAATTTGGGAAACGGCAACCCAAATGGTGCAACTAATTTTATCGATTTGCATGGTTCTCCTGGTTTTGGAGGAATTTCCTACATGCTTACAGGACTTACGGCCGGAAATAATTATAGAATTGATTTTTGGACGGCTCAGAATGGAAGCGGACATAGTTCAACAGGTACCCTACAAATTGCGGGTGGTGCATGGTTGGATGTAAGTTGGACCGTTACCATTTCAGGTGCAGTAGCCTGGTTTAAGCAATCATATATGTTTATAGCACAAGGTCCTACTGCTGATATGGAATTTAGTAGTGTAGGTGATTTGGTGTATGCTGGAACATTGGTAGATGATATTAAAATATTTGAGTGCCCTGCTGATAAGGAAGAACCCATGGTGATAAATGAGCCTCTTGATGAAATTTATTCTTGTCTGAAGGACGTTTTACCTCCTGCTGTTTTACAAATAAGCGACAATTGTGACCCTAATCCGGTTGTAAAAATAAAGTCCAGCACCCGAAAAGTTGATGATTGTGAACAAATTTTGACTAGAGAATGGACCATTACAGATAAATGCGGCAATACAAAAGTCCTTGATCAGGAAATAATTATCAAAGATGAAGAAGCACCTAAAATTGTTACACCCCCTAAGGACAAAATTGTCGATTGTAAAACACATAATAGAAATTTATTTTTAAGTTGGGTTTCGACTACTGGCGGGGCTTCAGTCAAGGACAACTGTGGAAAGGTGTATATCAACGCCCAATATGACAGTATACCAACTAGGCCTTGTGACACTACTACGGTTGATTTTGTGGCCACTGATGATTGTAATAATGAAACGTATTTTTCTGCTCATTACATTATTAATGATACTGTTAAACCAATTTTAGTTAAGCCAGCTACTCCTGTTTTACTTCAATGTTCACCATCCGCACGGGATTCTCTCAAAAGATGGCTTAATCAAAATGGAAATGCAGAAGCTATTGATGGCTGTTCCAATCTGCAATGGAAAAATAATTTTATTGGAGACTCCTTTGCATTGGATATATCAGTAGAATTTACAGCATCGGATTTTTGTGGAAATTTAATAAAAACCTTGGCCTCTTTCAAACAATTGGATGCAAGCGATACAAGTGTTGTTCTGAAATATGTTTGTGGTGAGAAAATATCAAAACAAGATACCCAAACTTATGTGTTGCCTGGCTGCGACAGTGTAGTGATTACTAAGAGTATTGGTATCTATATTGATACTATTTTTATTATGCGCTTGACTTGTGATGATAAGCTTCCGTCTGTTCAATATGAAGTTTTAAATTCTCAATTGTCTTGCGACTCTGTCATAGTATATCTGAACCAATATGTCAAGCCTGATTCATCGTGGGTGATTCAATATGATTGCTTTTCAATGGATACAAGCTATAATTATATTAGTTATCCGGATAATCCTTGTGACAGTACAATTGTCATTCAAACAATACCAGCCCCTAACGATTATTATGAAACTGTATTCTTTACATGTGATTCAAATGAAGTTAGAACAGATAGTTCATTCTTTAAAAACAAATATGGTTGTGATTCAATAATTGTGAATTTGTATAAGTACAGTGGAAAAAAATTTACTTATAGAGACAGTGCCATTTGTGGAATATTTACGGCTTACCGGGATACCAATGTAATCTCAACAAGTTTGTGTGACAGTCTTATCGTTACAAATTTTTATCCTTTAAAGGTTGATAGTAATTTTATTAAAACACAAACTTGCGATCCTTCAGAAGCTGGATTATTTATTTATAATTTGACGAATCGTTTTGGCTGTGACTCTATATTGCTTAAGGAAGTTAATCTATTAAAGTCAGATACCGGCGTAATCCAAAAATTTGTTTGCACTGGAACAGTACCAAAACAGGACACCTTATATATTCCTGTCAATGGAAGCTGCGACTCAGTTTTAATTGTGGATTATTTTGATGCCAGTATCGACACCCTATTTTTAATTACCAAGACCTGCGATTCAACAAAGGTTGGCATTACGGTAGATCGATTTCCTGGAAAATATTGTGACAGTGTTGTTGTTATGCAAACTCATCTGGAAAAATCATATTTGGATTATAATATTAGGGCAAGCTGTTTTAAAGATTCTGTTGGAATAGATACGATTTCTATGCAATCAATAAACGGATGTGACAGTGTGATTATTCAGGAAGTGAAATATTTACCTATTGAATTTGAATGGTCAGTGGATGATGTGAGTTGTTACCAGTACAATGATGGAAAAATAAACCTTATAAATTTAAAAAATGCCAATCCCCCTGTTCAATTTATTCTGAATGATGTAGTTTTAAACAATCAGTCAGGGCTTGAGGGTTTACAGAAAGGTAATTACTTTTTATTTATTCAGGATTCGAGAAAATGTATTTCAGATACGATCAATGTGAATATTGATGAACCTGAATTATTGAAGGTCGATGCTGGAAGTGATCAGGAAATTGATCAAGCTGGTGAAATTAAAGTAACAGCTATTACCAACAGACCAGTCCTTAGTTATTTGTGGTCACCTGAGGATTTATTTGGTTGTAAAGATTGCTCTACAAGTAGCCTGCTTATAAAGGAAAATTTAAAAATTTATGTTTCAGTTATTGATTCTAATGGCTGCGAAGCAATTGATACGGTAAACTATATAATTCGTGAAGGTGGCGAAGTATTTTATCCAAACATATTCAGCCCCAATGGAGATGGCATCAATGATGGTTTTACTTTGTATGGGAATATTGAAACTAAAGTCCTCAGTTTAAAAATTTATGACAGATGGGGAGAGTTGTTATTTGAAAAAAAGAATTTTAGAACAAATGAGGAACATGAAGGCTGGGATGGTACATTTAAAGGAAAACCACTTACTCCTGGGGTATATGTATTCTTTGCTGAACTCGAATTTGCCAATGGTGGCAGACAAGAAATATCAGGAGACTTTACATTGGTCAGGTAG
- a CDS encoding glycosyltransferase family 39 protein — protein MVFLIKHEQTIIAIILVLINFLIKGIFLSSNSLGGDEPFSVYHAQMDIASIIKLLSDGNNPPLYEIILSLWVKLFGISEFSVRFPSLIFSSISVLFVFKLGTKYLNKHIGLYSSIIFIFSNYHILFAHEARVYSLLGLLSVVSMYYFMGVLHHITAEIELDNKAKTTVRNNLIILITINILLIYSHYFGFFILITQFIFLVFNGKLILKYWLQLLICIFIIGLLYLPNIFIVLNRFIESSLNGTWVRVPNGVDSIYNMLRQFSNAPVVAVFCILILVSAFVKSIIYNKREQKSIQNRLVVFWFVFVFFFMFGISYLIPMFLDRYLMPAAIAFCLIVGISVDYLIRIHKYRYLIPTIICLLFVATVKPNITNKRNVKEAVDKIKMIKDSHTLVLICPNHFILNFAYYYNKEIFKDYNTNNIYSNVNNSLNLENVYGVNSITEIDFKKWKKIVFLDAAASFSYPNNNINSALDSSYQLLKKYHFYEIFNVFEYKMK, from the coding sequence ATGGTCTTTTTAATAAAACACGAGCAAACGATTATTGCAATAATTTTAGTCTTAATTAACTTTTTGATTAAAGGTATTTTCCTTTCAAGTAATTCATTAGGAGGTGATGAACCTTTTAGTGTTTATCATGCTCAAATGGATATTGCTTCAATAATTAAATTACTTTCGGATGGGAATAATCCACCATTATATGAAATTATATTGAGTTTATGGGTAAAACTTTTTGGTATTTCCGAATTCTCTGTCCGTTTTCCTTCTTTAATATTCAGTAGTATTTCGGTTTTATTCGTCTTTAAATTAGGAACTAAGTATTTAAATAAACACATTGGACTTTACTCAAGTATTATTTTCATTTTCTCTAACTACCACATCCTATTTGCTCATGAGGCAAGAGTATATTCATTGTTAGGCTTGTTGTCTGTTGTTTCCATGTACTATTTTATGGGGGTATTACACCATATTACCGCTGAGATAGAATTAGATAATAAAGCAAAAACAACAGTTCGAAATAACTTAATCATTCTGATCACTATAAATATCTTGCTTATTTACTCTCATTATTTCGGTTTTTTTATTCTCATAACTCAGTTTATTTTTCTCGTTTTCAATGGAAAATTAATTCTAAAATATTGGCTACAATTACTAATTTGTATATTTATAATTGGATTACTTTACTTACCTAACATTTTTATAGTTTTAAATAGATTTATTGAATCTTCTTTAAATGGAACATGGGTAAGGGTTCCCAACGGGGTAGATAGTATTTATAACATGTTACGTCAATTTTCAAACGCCCCAGTTGTAGCCGTTTTTTGTATTTTAATTCTTGTTTCTGCATTTGTGAAATCTATAATATATAATAAGAGAGAACAGAAAAGTATACAAAATAGACTTGTGGTTTTTTGGTTTGTTTTTGTATTCTTTTTTATGTTTGGTATTTCATATTTAATTCCAATGTTCTTGGACAGGTATTTGATGCCTGCTGCAATTGCTTTTTGTTTGATCGTAGGTATCTCAGTAGATTATTTAATTAGAATTCATAAATATAGATATTTAATACCAACTATCATATGCCTGTTATTTGTGGCTACTGTTAAACCAAATATAACAAATAAGAGAAATGTTAAAGAAGCTGTTGATAAGATAAAAATGATTAAAGATTCTCATACACTTGTATTAATTTGCCCTAACCATTTTATATTAAACTTTGCATATTATTATAATAAAGAGATTTTTAAAGACTACAATACTAATAATATTTATTCAAACGTCAATAATTCTCTAAATTTGGAGAATGTTTATGGTGTAAACAGCATTACCGAAATAGATTTTAAAAAATGGAAGAAGATAGTTTTTTTAGATGCTGCTGCAAGTTTTTCATACCCTAATAACAATATAAATAGTGCATTAGATTCAAGTTACCAATTATTAAAAAAATATCATTTTTATGAGATATTTAACGTATTTGAATATAAAATGAAATAG